TGGTTTTTTAATATGTACCTTAATACCAAGTAGTATTTTTTTCTTAACTGAAAACATCAAACCAATATTAAGTGGTAAGATCACAAACCAACATATTCTAAGCCAATATCTAAGAGTTATTACCTCTGTTTTTGCTATTATGACAGTTGGCTTAATATCATTAAGAATAGGTTTTATTAAAAAATCAGTTTCAACAACAATTGTAACAGCAATTATATTATCTGTTATTTTTGGAAATGTAATTATTGGTATCAACCCAAATCTCTATATGGTTATTGGTAGTATGGTACTTTTAGCAGTAGGTATTTTGGCTGCTTATTCTACGAATAAGGTTATTAACAAAATGGAGGTTTAGTAAAATGAAAATAGGGATAATTTTAGGTGCTATATTGGGCATTGTTTTACTCTTAATTAGTTTAATAGGGTTTTTCTTAAGTAAAAATAAAACAGAATCAAGTATATGGTATAAATGGCTGGCTCTTGCTGGAGTATGTGCTTTAGTTACTGCTGTAATAAATGCCTTAAAGATGTTATAGTAGTTTTAACGAAATAGGGTCATTAAAATTAGTAAATAATTTTAATGACCCAAATTATTGTATAGCTCATAATTAATATATGACTAATACTTTATTGTGAAACAAATTTGTCCATGATATTTTTAAAACGTTTGTATAACACAGCAGTTATAATACAACTTATTAAACCACGCAATAAGTTAAATGGAATAATTGCAGATATAACTAATGGTTTAATTTGCTCAACTGGAATACCCCAAATAGGTAAGGCGATATACATATTTGTTAATACCATAAGCATAGTCATTGTGATTGTACCCAAAACATAACCAATTACTGAGCCTGTAAAGCTCTTTTTAAGCTTTTTATAAATGTAGCTAGCTACAAAAACCAAAGACACGGTAGAAACTAAGTTCATAAACGCTCCGATAATGCCGCTTTTGCCTTTGGTTAGTAAAAAAACAAAAGCTTTTACAATAGATATTAAGCACCCCGCAACAGGTCCTAAAGAAAAAGCACCCATTAAAACTGGCACATCGCTTAAATCATACTCCAAAAAAGGAGCAGCAGGTAGTAGTGGTACTTGAAACCACATTAAAACAGTAGACAGGGCTGCTAAAAAACCTATAGCAACCATTGTTTTTGTTTGGTATCGCATAATTATCCTCCCAAAACCTCTGGAGCCCATAGACTAACTTTTTCACTTTATCCATGAATATATACAGTAGTCTATACTTTGATGTTTAAAACATAAAAACCCCGACTTATATTTAAAGTCGGGGTAAATTGTTTAAAAACAAGCCTTCTTTCATCCAGACTTTACTGTCGGCATTGGAATTTCACCAATTCAGCATTACTGCTCGCGGGCTTTAACCGCCGGTAGGGAATTGCACCCTGCCCCGAAGGTAAATATTATTTACAACAACAGTATAGTATTATATTAATAAATATGTCAAGCTAGTTTTTTCAATTAAGCATGTCTGTTATAATAGGGTATTGAGAAATTAGATTTTATTAGACCCAGAGAAAGTAGGTTATGTTATGTTAACGCTTAAATCTAATTCTGTAGAAAACACTGAAAATATAGCGCAAAAAGTAGGGCATATTTTAACTAAAAATGATATCTTACTTTTAAATGGAGAGTTAGGGGTAGGTAAAACTGCTTTTGTTAGAGGTATTCTTAAGGGGGTAGGGGGCAGTGCGGATATGGTAACGAGTCCTTCATACACCTATTTAAATATATATGAGGCACCCATAAAAGTTTTTCATATGGATGTGTATCTGTTACATAGTTTTAGCGATGTATATGAGCTTGGATACGAAGAGCTATATAACAATGGCTTAATTGTAATGGAGTGGGGGGATAAATTTATCGCCGAAATACTAGACCCGTATTGGCAAATTAATATAAGCTATACGGATACGATAAATGAAAGAATAATTAAAATAATACCTCCTAAAACAAAAAAACATTTACTAAAGGAGCTGAAAATAAGTGGCAATCTTAGCCTTTGATACCTCAAGCAAAGCCTGTACAATTGCTTTAGGTACTAATGAAAAGTTACTTATAGAGTATACCCTAAACCTTGATTACACTCACTCAGATTACCTATTGTCTTTAATAAAAGAGGCCTTAAGAGTGGCTGATTTAACAATCAATGAGCTAGATGCAATTGGGGTAGTAAAAGGACCAGGGTCATTTACGGGGTTAAGAATTGGCTTAACTGTAGCCAAGGGTTTAGCAATAGCCGCTAACTGCCCTATATATAGCTTTACCTCGCTTGAGGTTTTAGCCGCATCTTATTGGGGTGTAAAAGAACCCGTAATAGCAACTATTCCGGCTCAACGAGGACAAGTATATGTTGGTCAATTTAATTGCAGTGAGGGTAAACCTAAGCTTATAAATGACTACTTTATTGGTAAATTACAAAACGAAATAAGTGATTTAATTTTGGCACATGATAAGGTACACTTAATAAGCAATGATAATAAGGCAAATGCGCAAGAGATTGTTAGTTTATTTGCTGATAAAGTTATAAATAATACCCCTTTTCATAGCTATTCCAGGGCATCTTTAATTTTGCCTTTAGTAGTTGATGCAATCAAAAACAAACAAAAACCATGTAATACAGAAACAGTAGAACCATTTTATATGAGATTATCTGCAGCTGAAGAACAGCGGCTAGAAAGAGAAACTAAAAATGTTAAATCATAGACCCATGCTTCAAAGTGATTTAGATAATATTACTCGTATTGAACACTTAACATACACAAATCCTTGGAGTAAAAATACCTTTATCACAGAGTTAACTCATAACGATCACTCTAGTTATATGGTATTACTAAAAAACGAAACCATAATTGCCTATGGTGGCTTATGGCAGGTATTGGATGAGTCTCATATAACAACAATAGCAGTAGACCCTAACTATCAGGGCAAAGGTTATGGTAATACTATGCTTAACATCTTATTTTCGAAGGCAGTTACTAATGGAGCCACCTCTATTACCCTTGAGGTTAGAGAATCTAATGAAAAGGCCATAAATCTCTACAAAAAGAACGGTTTTTTAGTGGGTGGCAGGCGTATAAAATATTACAGTGATAATAATGAAGATGCCTTAGTAATGTGGAAAAAAGATATTAATAAACTGCATAAACCTCTAGTAGAGTTGGTGATTTAAGGTGAAAACAACTACAACAATTTTAGCTATCGAAACATCGTGTGATGAAACCTCAGTTGCTATTGTTCAAGATGGCCACAGGGTTTTAGCCAATGAAATTTCTTCTCAAATAGACCTACACAGGTTATATGGAGGGGTGGTGCCAGAGATAGCCTCTCGTCGCCATATTAAAAACATAGTACCAGTATACAAAGCCGCTTTACAACAGGCTGGCTTAACTATGGAAGATATAGATGCCATTGCAGTAACCGCAGGTCCAGGTTTAATAGGAGCCTTATTAATAGGTTTATCTTTTGCTAAGGCATTAGCTTTTGGATACAATAAACCACTTGTTACAATTAATCATTTAGCCGGACATCTATATGGATCATTTATTGATAGACCAAACCTACAGCTACCCTTAATTGCCTTAGTAGTATCGGGTGGACATACAGAATTAATATATATGGAAGAACACTTAAAATTTGAACGCATTGCTCATACCCGTGATGATGCGGCGGGCGAGGCCTTTGATAAAATTGCCCGAAGACTAGGCTTAGGTTATCCAGGTGGACCAGTAATTGAAAATATATCCCTTAAAGGGGATAATACAGCCTTTGCTTTTCCGCGAGCCTTTGCCAAAGAAGATACCCTTGACTTTAGTTTTAGCGGGTTAAAATCTGCTGTTATTAATGTAATTCATAAACACGAGCAAAAGAATATAGAGTTACCCGTAAATGATATAGCGGCATCTTTTCAGCAGGCGGTAGTTGATGTATTAGTAGAAAATACTATAAAAGCTGCTAAACTCAAACAAGTTAATCAGGTTGCATTAGCCGGAGGTGTGGCCGCAAACACTGCTTTAAGACAGCAGTTAACTAAGGCGTTGCAGAAACATAATATAAAACTATTTTACCCTCAAAAAGTATACTGTACAGATAATGCAGCCATGGTAGGAGTAGCTGGTTATCACTACTATAAACAGGGTTTAATAGCTAAGTTAAATGCCAATGCCTATGCTACCTTGCCTATTACTGAACACCCCCAATAAGGAGAATACAATGGCAAACTTAAAAGAGATAAAAACAAAACTAAGAAAACAAATTATTGAAAAACGCAGTATTATTAATAAAGATACACGTGAAAAGGCAGACTTACAAATAAAAGAAAATCTTGAGAAAACTGCCCAATATCAACAAGCAAATATAATTCTGTATTATGTTGATTTTCGTGGTGAAGTGTCCACAAAAGAACTCATTGACACAGCCTTAAAAGCTGATAAAATAGTATGCGTGCCTATAACTATACCAAAAACCAGAAGTATTCTTGCTTACCAAATTAAATCTAAAAATGATTTAATAAAAGGAAACTACGGTATTATGGAGCCTAACAAAGAGCACTGCACAGCAATAGACCTATCAAAAATAGATTTAGTAATTACTCCAGGAGTAGCCTTTGATACAAACCGTAATAGACTAGGTTACGGAGGAGGTTATTATGACAGATTAGTTGCTAAACTATCCTCTACTTGTTCAAGAATTGCATTAGCATACGAAACACAAATAGTAGATAAAATTCCTACTGGAATATTTGATGTGCCAGTTAACTTTATAATTACAGAGAATAGAATTATTGGGAGGAACAAGAAGGATGAGGAATTTAAAACCAGGAGAAATTAGAGAAGCAACAATAGATGTTGGCATAAAAAAATCAGTTCGACCAGCTTGGCTTACCTTATTGTTAGGATTTTTAGCAGGTTGTTATATTTCTTTTGCTGGCTTTGCTTCAATTATAATTTCACAAGATGTATCCCAATTTTTAGGATATGGTATGTCTAAAATGATGGCGGGTGTTATATTCAGTTTAGCTTTAATTTTAATTTTATTAGCAGGAGCAGAATTATTTACAGGCAACAATTTGTTAATAATGGCTTGTCAAAAGAAAAAAATCTCTGTAGGTGCTATGTTAAAAAATTGGTCATTAGTTTATCTATCAAACTTTATAGGAGCTGTTTTTGTAGCATTTTTAATAGCAAAATCGGGTTTATGGGCAACTAACCATGGATTTGCTGCTAATGTTGCCTTAAAAGTTGCCAAGGCAAAAGTAAGTATGCCATTTATGCAAGCCTTAATTAGGGGTTTGTTAGCAAACTGGTTGGTATGTTTGGCTGTTTGGGTTGCCACATCGGCTAAAACAGTGTGGGGTAAAATTATTGCCTGTGTGTCAATTATAACTCCATTTGTAGCCTGTGGATTTGAACACTCAATTGCTAACATGTTTTATATTCCTGCTGGAATTATGTTAAAAGGTACTAGTTATATTGCTAATATAGCTCAGTTTGGTGATTTAGGCTCACTTAACTGGGGAAGTATGATTACCTCTAATTTACTTCCTGTAACTATAGGCAATATTATAGGAGGAGCCTTTTTTGTAGGAGCTTTATACTGCTTTGCATATAATAAACAAACTAAAAACAGGTAATATTTATTTAAAGCTTTTCAGGTTGCTTTTGTAAAGTTTTAGTTATATATTAACTTTATATTAACCATTTTTTTATTAAGCTACAACAAAAACATGAAGCTTGTGACTTTTTGTCGTAAGCTTTTTTATTTATACACTTGACATTTTCAATAATATTGGTATATTAATGTATATGATTAGCACTCACTTAGTAAGAGTGCTAATAATCAAAAAATAACTATACAGAGGAGGCATACAGATGGCTATAAAACCTTTGGCTAATCGTGTAATAATTGAAGTACTTAAACAAAAAGAGACCAAAATTGGTGGAATTATAATGCCTGATTCAGCAAAAGAAAAACCTCAAGAGGGTAAAGTGATTGCTGTTGGTATAGGTAAAAGAGATAATAACGGAAACTTAATGCCAATGGAAGTAAAGGCAGGAGATTCAGTACTATTCTCAAAATATGCTGGTAATGAAGTGAAACACAATGGTAGTGAATACCTTGTTATGAAAGAAGAAGACATAATAGCTGTTATCGAAAACTAAACAGGAGGTGTACATAAATGGCTAAACAATTTAAGTACAATGAAGATGCACGTAAAGCTTTAGAACGTGGTGTGAATGCATTAGCTGATGCAGTTAAAGTTACATTAGGACCTAAAGGTCGTAATGTAGTATTAGATAAAAAATTTGGTGCCCCATTAATTACTAATGATGGTGTAACAATTGCTCGCGAAATTGAGGTAGAAGATCCATTTGAAAACATGGGTGCTCAATTAGTTAAAGAAGTTGCTACAAAAACAAATGATGTAGCAGGAGATGGAACAACAACTGCTACTTTATTA
This Clostridium sp. 'deep sea' DNA region includes the following protein-coding sequences:
- the groES gene encoding co-chaperone GroES, encoding MAIKPLANRVIIEVLKQKETKIGGIIMPDSAKEKPQEGKVIAVGIGKRDNNGNLMPMEVKAGDSVLFSKYAGNEVKHNGSEYLVMKEEDIIAVIEN
- a CDS encoding 5-formyltetrahydrofolate cyclo-ligase, with product MANLKEIKTKLRKQIIEKRSIINKDTREKADLQIKENLEKTAQYQQANIILYYVDFRGEVSTKELIDTALKADKIVCVPITIPKTRSILAYQIKSKNDLIKGNYGIMEPNKEHCTAIDLSKIDLVITPGVAFDTNRNRLGYGGGYYDRLVAKLSSTCSRIALAYETQIVDKIPTGIFDVPVNFIITENRIIGRNKKDEEFKTRRN
- the tsaB gene encoding tRNA (adenosine(37)-N6)-threonylcarbamoyltransferase complex dimerization subunit type 1 TsaB, giving the protein MAILAFDTSSKACTIALGTNEKLLIEYTLNLDYTHSDYLLSLIKEALRVADLTINELDAIGVVKGPGSFTGLRIGLTVAKGLAIAANCPIYSFTSLEVLAASYWGVKEPVIATIPAQRGQVYVGQFNCSEGKPKLINDYFIGKLQNEISDLILAHDKVHLISNDNKANAQEIVSLFADKVINNTPFHSYSRASLILPLVVDAIKNKQKPCNTETVEPFYMRLSAAEEQRLERETKNVKS
- a CDS encoding ABC transporter permease, with protein sequence MIKLIKLEIKRNRLTSYYIALIIISILMLAFIYMIAMIAKVENDIQFQSYDNLLKMHTGICFIVFSVFSVVLFSKFIIEDYSRQKAMLMFSYPVSKTKVFFSKVMLVTSFIAFGFLICTLIPSSIFFLTENIKPILSGKITNQHILSQYLRVITSVFAIMTVGLISLRIGFIKKSVSTTIVTAIILSVIFGNVIIGINPNLYMVIGSMVLLAVGILAAYSTNKVINKMEV
- the tsaD gene encoding tRNA (adenosine(37)-N6)-threonylcarbamoyltransferase complex transferase subunit TsaD; the encoded protein is MKTTTTILAIETSCDETSVAIVQDGHRVLANEISSQIDLHRLYGGVVPEIASRRHIKNIVPVYKAALQQAGLTMEDIDAIAVTAGPGLIGALLIGLSFAKALAFGYNKPLVTINHLAGHLYGSFIDRPNLQLPLIALVVSGGHTELIYMEEHLKFERIAHTRDDAAGEAFDKIARRLGLGYPGGPVIENISLKGDNTAFAFPRAFAKEDTLDFSFSGLKSAVINVIHKHEQKNIELPVNDIAASFQQAVVDVLVENTIKAAKLKQVNQVALAGGVAANTALRQQLTKALQKHNIKLFYPQKVYCTDNAAMVGVAGYHYYKQGLIAKLNANAYATLPITEHPQ
- the rimI gene encoding ribosomal protein S18-alanine N-acetyltransferase — encoded protein: MLNHRPMLQSDLDNITRIEHLTYTNPWSKNTFITELTHNDHSSYMVLLKNETIIAYGGLWQVLDESHITTIAVDPNYQGKGYGNTMLNILFSKAVTNGATSITLEVRESNEKAINLYKKNGFLVGGRRIKYYSDNNEDALVMWKKDINKLHKPLVELVI
- the tsaE gene encoding tRNA (adenosine(37)-N6)-threonylcarbamoyltransferase complex ATPase subunit type 1 TsaE; this encodes MLTLKSNSVENTENIAQKVGHILTKNDILLLNGELGVGKTAFVRGILKGVGGSADMVTSPSYTYLNIYEAPIKVFHMDVYLLHSFSDVYELGYEELYNNGLIVMEWGDKFIAEILDPYWQINISYTDTINERIIKIIPPKTKKHLLKELKISGNLSL
- a CDS encoding formate/nitrite transporter family protein, with product MRNLKPGEIREATIDVGIKKSVRPAWLTLLLGFLAGCYISFAGFASIIISQDVSQFLGYGMSKMMAGVIFSLALILILLAGAELFTGNNLLIMACQKKKISVGAMLKNWSLVYLSNFIGAVFVAFLIAKSGLWATNHGFAANVALKVAKAKVSMPFMQALIRGLLANWLVCLAVWVATSAKTVWGKIIACVSIITPFVACGFEHSIANMFYIPAGIMLKGTSYIANIAQFGDLGSLNWGSMITSNLLPVTIGNIIGGAFFVGALYCFAYNKQTKNR
- a CDS encoding ECF transporter S component, whose amino-acid sequence is MRYQTKTMVAIGFLAALSTVLMWFQVPLLPAAPFLEYDLSDVPVLMGAFSLGPVAGCLISIVKAFVFLLTKGKSGIIGAFMNLVSTVSLVFVASYIYKKLKKSFTGSVIGYVLGTITMTMLMVLTNMYIALPIWGIPVEQIKPLVISAIIPFNLLRGLISCIITAVLYKRFKNIMDKFVSQ